The following are from one region of the Candidatus Micrarchaeia archaeon genome:
- the ribA gene encoding GTP cyclohydrolase II — translation MNGETKVFFPTRLGDFQMRAYKDEGQEILVLEYGELKEPVLVRMHSKCLTGDVFGSLRCDCRGQLERSLEMIRKNGNGLLIYMDQEGRGIGLVNKVRAYKLQDEGLDTLEANQKLGFKGDERTYGAAAKILREMGIGRIRLITNNPKKIEDLKAHGIGVVERVPIVVEANGYNERYLKTKKDRMGHIL, via the coding sequence ATGAACGGCGAGACAAAGGTTTTTTTCCCCACGCGGCTCGGGGATTTCCAGATGCGCGCCTACAAGGACGAGGGCCAGGAAATACTGGTGCTCGAATACGGCGAGCTGAAGGAGCCGGTGCTCGTGCGCATGCACTCGAAATGCCTCACTGGCGACGTTTTCGGATCGCTCAGGTGCGACTGCAGGGGCCAGCTCGAGCGCTCGCTGGAAATGATACGAAAAAACGGAAACGGGCTGCTCATATACATGGATCAGGAGGGAAGGGGGATAGGGCTGGTGAACAAAGTGAGGGCGTACAAACTGCAGGACGAAGGATTAGATACGCTGGAGGCGAACCAGAAATTAGGATTCAAAGGAGATGAACGGACTTACGGGGCAGCAGCTAAAATACTGCGGGAGATGGGAATAGGGAGAATAAGGCTGATTACGAACAATCCGAAAAAGATTGAGGATTTGAAGGCGCATGGGATAGGCGTGGTGGAAAGGGTGCCCATAGTGGTGGAGGCTAACGGATACAACGAGAGATACCTGAAAACGAAAAAAGACAGGATGGGGCATATCCTGTAA
- the ribD gene encoding bifunctional diaminohydroxyphosphoribosylaminopyrimidine deaminase/5-amino-6-(5-phosphoribosylamino)uracil reductase RibD: MEQSEDEKFMRLALKLAAKGNPSPNPYVGALIVKGGKIIGKGYHEKAGMAHAEVDALKSLRNAEDAKGAVLYSTLEPCNHFGKTPPCTKAVIDAGISKVVFGMKDPNPNVAGGGENELRKAGLEVECGVLEDEAVKQNEVFVKYCRTGLPFVIVKAAMSMDGKIATRTGDSRWISGEKARRYAHGMRSSCDAVLVGINTVLEDDPQLTARIPGGRNPVKIVLDDALRTPLGAKLLQEGKTIIATCVNAREERKKALEQNGAKVILCGGGRVDLRILLVELGKMGMISVLVEGGGEVQGSFLDAGLIDKLVLVYAPMLIGGREAKTAFGGNGSELVARAMKLRTENVKKIGPDYIFECYPAAQQCK, encoded by the coding sequence ATGGAGCAAAGCGAAGACGAGAAATTCATGCGGCTGGCGCTCAAACTGGCCGCGAAAGGCAATCCTTCCCCTAATCCTTATGTTGGGGCGTTGATAGTGAAGGGCGGAAAAATAATCGGGAAAGGATACCATGAAAAAGCCGGGATGGCGCACGCGGAAGTGGATGCGCTCAAAAGCCTCCGGAATGCAGAGGACGCGAAGGGGGCGGTTTTGTACTCCACTCTTGAGCCGTGCAACCATTTTGGAAAAACGCCCCCATGCACGAAAGCGGTTATTGATGCGGGAATTTCAAAAGTGGTTTTCGGGATGAAGGACCCTAATCCGAACGTTGCTGGCGGAGGGGAAAACGAACTGCGCAAAGCCGGGCTGGAAGTTGAATGCGGAGTGCTGGAGGATGAGGCGGTAAAGCAGAACGAGGTGTTCGTGAAATACTGCAGAACCGGGCTTCCCTTCGTGATTGTGAAGGCTGCGATGAGCATGGACGGGAAAATCGCGACCAGGACGGGGGACTCTAGATGGATAAGCGGGGAAAAGGCCAGGAGATATGCGCATGGGATGAGAAGCTCCTGCGACGCTGTGCTGGTCGGGATAAACACTGTGCTCGAAGACGATCCTCAGCTCACTGCGCGGATTCCAGGAGGAAGGAATCCGGTGAAAATCGTGCTTGACGATGCGCTGAGAACCCCTCTTGGGGCGAAACTGCTCCAGGAAGGGAAAACCATAATCGCAACCTGCGTGAACGCGCGCGAAGAGAGGAAAAAGGCGCTCGAACAAAATGGAGCGAAAGTGATTTTGTGCGGGGGAGGCAGGGTGGATTTGAGAATTCTGCTCGTTGAATTGGGGAAGATGGGAATGATTTCCGTGCTTGTCGAGGGCGGAGGCGAAGTGCAGGGAAGCTTTCTGGATGCCGGGCTCATAGACAAGTTGGTGCTGGTTTATGCACCCATGCTCATCGGAGGGCGCGAGGCGAAAACTGCGTTCGGAGGGAACGGCAGCGAACTGGTGGCGCGGGCAATGAAATTGCGTACTGAGAACGTTAAAAAAATAGGCCCGGATTACATCTTTGAGTGTTATCCAGCTGCCCAGCAATGTAAATAA